The following are from one region of the Ischnura elegans chromosome 12, ioIscEleg1.1, whole genome shotgun sequence genome:
- the LOC124168677 gene encoding uncharacterized protein LOC124168677 — protein sequence MISRVVELPELKRVLEFYEGLGYDLYRYVNYVLDLLAIPPLAYKTLKASDSSRSGVMGMFDDIVDTLPLDNMYEWYKTRCEPDPEFQDLLKRLRSQEFQVIVNTVRSDPAFTKMLEHLEKMRVNMDPLREFCRSYLRW from the exons ATGATATCAAGAGTAGTGGAGTTGCCGGAGCTCAAACGG GTATTGGAATTCTATGAAGGTCTTGGATACGACCTATACCGCTACGTGAACTATGTGCTGGACCTTTTGGCGATTCCCCCACTTGCATACAAAACACTCAAAGCTAGCGACTCCTCCAGATCTGGGGTGATGGGAATGTTTGACGACATCGTGGACACCTTACCCCTCGACAACATGTACGAGTGGTACAAAACAAGGTGTGAGCCAGACCCAGAGTTTCAAGACCTTCTGAAACGTCTGCGAAGCCAAGAGTTCCAAGTCATCGTGAATACAGTTAGATCTGATCCCGCGTTCACCAAAATGCTTGAACATCTCGAGAAAATGAGGGTGAACATGGACCCCTTACGGGAATTCTGTCGCAGTTATCTCCGATGGTAA